A portion of the Thermoplasmata archaeon genome contains these proteins:
- a CDS encoding cupin domain-containing protein, translating into MRTKQTDIYRARSGQLLTSPDSRYLRGRVETKRPGEETATHVTEGREEVLIVLEGTATVELGRSRVRRIAMGPGRALFIPEGIPHNVRNSGGSGLRYLYVRSISASEKRRSLRHSHH; encoded by the coding sequence ATGAGAACGAAACAGACGGACATTTATAGGGCAAGGAGCGGACAACTCCTCACCTCGCCGGACTCGAGGTATCTTAGGGGCCGGGTCGAGACAAAGAGACCGGGCGAGGAGACCGCAACCCATGTGACGGAGGGTAGGGAGGAGGTGCTGATCGTCCTCGAAGGCACCGCCACGGTTGAGCTTGGCAGGTCGCGGGTGAGGAGAATCGCGATGGGTCCCGGCCGCGCCCTATTCATCCCCGAGGGTATCCCACACAATGTCCGGAACTCCGGCGGGAGCGGCCTGAGATATTTGTACGTTCGCTCGATTTCCGCGTCCGAGAAGAGGCGAAGCTTACGGCATAGCCACCACTGA
- a CDS encoding thiolase domain-containing protein codes for MRRVAVIGAGMTRFVRRAKETGKELSFEAARMALDSCGMEFKDIQAVAEGTAPDAFDGVHMKGEYLSNGSGGVGRPYTRSYVGGGTGVFCGIHGWWHIASGMFDTCLVVGEEKMSSCHPHPQGAFLTIFDSFTERQLGPNLIWIFALEMNRYMTRHRIKKEDIALVSVKNHRNALDHPSAQLGMKITVEDVLNSEVLAYPVQRLDISPTSDGAAALVLASEEIARKYTDTPVFIDGVGWCLDTAYWTDRDLYYPLYVEMAARMAYKMARIDNPRREIDFAEPYDPFDYKELHHMEGLMLCGKGEAPILTREGVTQRDGDLPTCPSGGALGVGNPIAATGVMKLCELFWQLRGEAGKRQIKKEARTGVAQAWGDLMQVGTVVVMRRGD; via the coding sequence ATGAGACGGGTGGCTGTTATTGGGGCTGGAATGACCAGGTTTGTGCGGAGGGCGAAGGAAACTGGAAAGGAGCTGTCATTTGAGGCGGCGCGGATGGCTCTCGATTCCTGTGGGATGGAGTTCAAAGACATTCAAGCAGTCGCCGAGGGCACCGCCCCAGACGCGTTTGACGGCGTGCACATGAAGGGGGAGTACCTCTCCAACGGGAGCGGAGGGGTTGGCAGGCCCTACACAAGGTCCTACGTCGGCGGTGGGACAGGGGTCTTCTGCGGAATTCACGGCTGGTGGCACATTGCCTCGGGCATGTTCGATACCTGCCTTGTGGTGGGTGAAGAGAAGATGTCGTCCTGCCACCCGCACCCCCAAGGCGCGTTCCTGACCATCTTCGACAGCTTTACAGAAAGGCAACTGGGACCCAACCTGATCTGGATTTTCGCGCTCGAGATGAACAGATACATGACACGGCACCGCATCAAAAAGGAGGACATTGCGCTCGTGTCGGTGAAGAATCACAGAAATGCTCTCGACCACCCCTCTGCCCAGCTCGGCATGAAAATTACGGTGGAGGACGTACTTAACTCGGAGGTACTTGCCTACCCAGTCCAGAGGCTGGATATCAGCCCAACCAGCGACGGCGCCGCGGCTCTCGTGCTCGCCTCGGAGGAAATCGCCCGGAAGTACACCGACACGCCGGTTTTTATTGACGGCGTCGGGTGGTGCTTAGACACCGCATACTGGACCGACAGGGACCTTTACTATCCGCTCTATGTAGAAATGGCAGCGAGAATGGCATACAAGATGGCTCGTATAGATAATCCGAGGAGGGAGATCGACTTCGCCGAACCCTACGATCCCTTCGATTATAAGGAACTCCATCACATGGAGGGCCTCATGCTCTGCGGTAAGGGAGAGGCGCCAATATTAACCAGAGAGGGGGTGACTCAGCGCGACGGGGATCTCCCCACCTGCCCTTCGGGGGGCGCGCTCGGCGTCGGAAATCCGATCGCGGCGACCGGCGTAATGAAGCTCTGCGAGCTCTTCTGGCAGCTAAGAGGCGAGGCGGGGAAGAGACAGATAAAAAAGGAGGCTAGAACCGGCGTTGCTCAGGCGTGGGGGGACCTGATGCAGGTGGGCACCGTAGTGGTTATGAGAAGGGGGGATTGA
- a CDS encoding acetate--CoA ligase family protein: MPKTLEAIFRPQSIAVIGASRERGGVGREILHNIISYEFRGAVFPVNPRAHTIYSMKCYPSVSAIPDPVDLAIIVVPARVVPQVMEECGRKGVKGAVIISAGFKEVGGKGAELENEVAQIAKKYGIRVVGPNCMGVINTDPDVRMNATFAITMPLEGSIGLMSQSGALCATLLDYAREEHIGFSKFVSMGNKMDVSANDLLEAWGEDPTVKMILMYIESFGNPRKFTRIARRVTRMKPVIAVKSGRTLAGARAISSHTGSLAEGDITTDAVFHQCGILRVTSIEDLLDYAKAFSTQPLPAGPRVAVVTNAGGPGIMATDAAISFGLEMASLEERTKKNLREHLSPAASVENPVDMLAEGTPAMYETVLDLVLQDRNVDSAIVIFVHPLMTDATGVSEAIDRACARHDKPVLGVFMNIEKQREASPGLSRCRIPLYMFPESAAKALAAMYQYKKIQTRPEGKIRRFEVDERRARAVIERARNEGRKWLLSSEVEELLHAYGFSTPRSVVCKSEEELIRAASEMGYPLVMKLLSPDVIHKSDVGGVRPDLRRDNELREAYRMILASFEKFRESHPRAKMEGVILQEMVKDGKEVFMGVSSDPNFGPLIAFGLGGVYVEVLRDITLRVAPLTDQDAIEMIKGIKGFPILNGARGEKPVDIDKLSECLMLLSQMVSDIPEIVEMDINPLMAFEKGREFKVVDARVGIA; this comes from the coding sequence ATGCCAAAGACACTAGAGGCGATCTTCCGCCCCCAGTCAATTGCGGTGATTGGGGCATCGAGGGAGAGAGGGGGGGTGGGGAGGGAGATTCTCCACAACATAATCAGCTATGAGTTCAGGGGTGCTGTCTTCCCTGTGAACCCTAGGGCCCACACAATATACAGCATGAAGTGCTACCCCAGCGTCTCGGCGATACCGGATCCGGTAGACCTCGCAATCATTGTAGTTCCCGCGCGGGTTGTCCCTCAAGTTATGGAAGAATGTGGCAGAAAGGGAGTGAAGGGTGCGGTCATCATCTCGGCGGGCTTCAAAGAGGTCGGAGGAAAGGGCGCTGAGCTTGAGAACGAAGTCGCCCAGATTGCGAAGAAATATGGAATTCGAGTTGTGGGCCCCAACTGCATGGGCGTGATAAACACAGACCCCGATGTGAGAATGAATGCCACATTCGCCATCACGATGCCCTTGGAGGGATCGATAGGTCTCATGTCCCAGAGCGGGGCTCTCTGTGCCACCCTCCTCGACTACGCTAGGGAGGAGCATATCGGCTTCTCCAAGTTCGTCAGCATGGGGAACAAAATGGACGTGAGCGCCAACGACCTTCTCGAGGCCTGGGGCGAGGACCCAACGGTTAAAATGATTCTGATGTACATCGAGAGCTTCGGCAACCCGAGAAAGTTCACGAGGATAGCTAGGAGGGTGACACGCATGAAGCCCGTTATAGCGGTTAAATCAGGCCGGACGCTGGCGGGGGCGAGGGCAATATCTTCCCATACGGGGTCTCTTGCTGAGGGCGACATCACCACTGATGCTGTCTTTCATCAATGTGGAATTCTGAGGGTGACATCAATAGAGGACCTCCTCGACTACGCAAAGGCCTTCTCAACTCAGCCCCTGCCCGCCGGGCCGAGGGTGGCGGTCGTGACGAACGCGGGCGGGCCCGGAATAATGGCGACCGACGCGGCGATCAGCTTCGGCCTCGAGATGGCCTCACTAGAAGAGAGGACGAAGAAGAACCTGAGGGAACACCTCTCGCCTGCGGCATCGGTCGAGAACCCTGTGGACATGCTGGCCGAAGGCACACCGGCAATGTACGAGACAGTACTCGACCTCGTTCTCCAGGACAGGAATGTGGACTCGGCCATCGTTATATTCGTCCACCCTCTAATGACTGACGCGACAGGTGTCTCCGAGGCCATAGACCGAGCCTGCGCGAGGCACGACAAGCCAGTTCTTGGGGTGTTCATGAATATCGAGAAGCAGCGCGAGGCCAGCCCCGGGCTCTCCCGTTGTAGAATTCCACTTTATATGTTTCCAGAGTCGGCCGCCAAGGCCTTGGCAGCCATGTATCAATACAAAAAAATTCAGACAAGACCGGAGGGTAAGATAAGGCGCTTCGAGGTGGATGAGAGAAGGGCGCGGGCGGTGATCGAGAGAGCGCGGAACGAGGGGAGGAAGTGGTTGCTGAGTTCCGAAGTCGAAGAACTTCTCCACGCCTACGGCTTCAGTACCCCCAGGAGTGTAGTCTGCAAGAGCGAAGAAGAGCTCATTAGGGCCGCTTCGGAGATGGGCTATCCCCTGGTGATGAAGCTCCTCTCACCAGACGTTATCCACAAGTCAGACGTGGGTGGTGTTCGCCCAGACCTGCGGAGGGATAACGAGCTGCGAGAGGCCTACAGGATGATTCTGGCGTCTTTTGAGAAATTCAGAGAGAGCCACCCCCGCGCGAAAATGGAAGGCGTGATACTTCAAGAGATGGTGAAGGATGGGAAGGAGGTCTTTATGGGCGTATCCTCAGACCCCAATTTCGGCCCGCTCATCGCATTTGGGCTTGGTGGGGTCTATGTCGAGGTCCTCCGGGACATCACCCTTCGCGTGGCTCCCCTGACCGACCAGGACGCTATTGAGATGATAAAGGGGATAAAGGGCTTCCCGATACTCAATGGAGCGAGGGGTGAGAAGCCCGTGGACATTGACAAGCTCTCGGAATGCCTGATGCTCCTCTCCCAGATGGTTTCAGATATTCCAGAGATAGTCGAGATGGATATTAATCCTCTGATGGCCTTCGAGAAAGGAAGGGAGTTCAAGGTCGTGGATGCGCGAGTGGGGATTGCCTGA
- a CDS encoding acetyl-CoA acetyltransferase, with translation MRKVAVVGIGRTVPRPFSPEVSYKELMYEAAVRAYEDAGLDPRKEVDSFIGVSEDFWEGTSIFDEYIPDQLGGALRPVCTIGNEGLHGVATAAMQIMTGLVDVVAVESHSKFSEVERPFRVMTMALDPILTRPLGINPHAIAGLEMAAFIGESLARRRACAEVVTKNRRNAISNPWAAYPSRLSPDDVLNSEELFSPLRELEFSAPADGAVVVVIASEERARKLSERPIWIDGIGWANETPSLESREWGKAGYARLALEQASRMAGYSSADIDLCEIDDTYAYKEVQHAEALGICEPERYTNYISRGRIDINPSGGSLGCGHLLDATGLFKLAEAVEQLRGTAGSRQVKDARRALVQSWRGVPTTSGAVVLLSNDEGRGEVERRMRVSGRKTVARVEKSGGGHRGKGAGDARARARRRW, from the coding sequence GTGAGGAAGGTTGCGGTCGTGGGAATCGGCAGAACAGTTCCGAGACCCTTCTCTCCAGAGGTGTCCTACAAGGAGCTCATGTACGAGGCCGCTGTTAGGGCCTACGAGGACGCTGGCCTTGACCCACGGAAAGAAGTCGACTCTTTCATAGGCGTCTCAGAGGACTTCTGGGAGGGAACGAGCATATTCGATGAGTACATCCCCGACCAGCTCGGGGGAGCCCTAAGGCCGGTGTGCACAATTGGGAACGAGGGTCTGCACGGCGTCGCCACAGCAGCGATGCAGATAATGACGGGCCTTGTTGATGTGGTGGCGGTGGAGAGCCACAGCAAGTTCTCTGAGGTCGAAAGGCCTTTTAGGGTCATGACCATGGCCCTCGACCCGATCCTCACTAGGCCCCTGGGCATTAACCCGCACGCAATAGCGGGTTTGGAGATGGCCGCTTTCATTGGTGAATCGCTCGCTCGACGCCGCGCCTGCGCGGAAGTGGTTACAAAAAACAGGAGGAACGCGATATCGAATCCCTGGGCCGCCTACCCATCTCGGCTTAGCCCGGATGATGTCCTTAATTCTGAAGAGCTGTTCTCTCCCCTTCGGGAGCTCGAGTTCAGCGCTCCAGCGGACGGGGCGGTCGTGGTGGTCATTGCCTCAGAGGAGAGGGCGAGGAAGCTGAGCGAGAGGCCGATATGGATAGATGGCATCGGCTGGGCCAACGAGACTCCCTCACTAGAGTCTAGGGAGTGGGGGAAGGCTGGGTATGCCCGGCTGGCCCTAGAGCAAGCCTCCAGAATGGCTGGCTACTCCTCCGCGGATATTGACCTCTGCGAGATAGACGACACCTATGCTTACAAAGAGGTCCAGCACGCGGAGGCGCTGGGTATCTGCGAGCCGGAGAGGTACACCAACTATATTTCCCGGGGGCGAATCGATATTAATCCATCAGGAGGGAGCCTAGGGTGCGGGCACCTGCTCGATGCCACCGGCCTCTTTAAACTCGCCGAGGCAGTGGAACAGCTAAGAGGCACGGCGGGTAGCCGGCAGGTGAAGGACGCAAGGAGGGCTCTGGTCCAGTCCTGGAGGGGCGTCCCGACGACCTCGGGCGCCGTGGTTCTGCTGTCCAACGATGAGGGAAGAGGGGAGGTGGAAAGGAGGATGAGAGTAAGTGGTAGGAAGACCGTAGCGCGGGTGGAAAAGAGCGGTGGCGGCCACCGGGGTAAGGGCGCAGGGGATGCGAGAGCGAGAGCACGGAGGAGGTGGTGA
- a CDS encoding Zn-ribbon domain-containing OB-fold protein, which translates to MAKTSTKQRAPACGLGRQSSSKPSPGAKGPERLLQRATAGPEGRPGKELAGTALSEEDLRERRVLVEETSDPGLSYSWSAGVAIGTYLNGLKEGRILGVRCSSCGRIMVPPRMFCEQCFIPLTEFVSVRDHGTVNTFAICYIRTDASRQKTPQIPAVIELDGASPGMGILHLLGEVAPEAVRVGMRVRAVWRPPEERKGDITDILYFKPFEEGADSGPGKAITEPLRRRDE; encoded by the coding sequence ATGGCGAAGACCAGCACTAAACAACGTGCTCCGGCGTGTGGCCTAGGCCGCCAGAGCAGCTCGAAGCCCTCGCCTGGAGCCAAAGGACCGGAGCGGCTTCTCCAGAGAGCGACGGCGGGGCCAGAGGGCAGACCCGGAAAGGAGCTAGCGGGAACGGCATTGAGCGAGGAGGACCTGAGAGAGAGGAGAGTATTAGTGGAGGAGACCTCGGACCCAGGCCTTAGCTACTCGTGGAGCGCGGGTGTTGCGATCGGGACCTATCTAAATGGCCTCAAGGAGGGAAGAATTCTGGGTGTCCGATGCAGCTCGTGCGGGCGTATAATGGTGCCCCCGCGCATGTTCTGCGAGCAGTGCTTCATACCTCTCACCGAGTTTGTATCAGTCCGGGACCACGGCACCGTAAATACTTTCGCAATATGCTATATAAGAACGGACGCGTCCAGGCAAAAGACTCCCCAGATACCCGCTGTGATAGAACTTGACGGCGCGTCCCCTGGCATGGGCATCCTCCACCTCCTCGGTGAGGTCGCGCCCGAGGCGGTGAGGGTGGGCATGAGGGTCCGGGCGGTCTGGAGGCCCCCTGAGGAGAGGAAGGGGGACATAACGGACATTCTCTACTTCAAACCGTTTGAGGAAGGCGCAGATTCGGGCCCAGGCAAGGCAATCACGGAGCCGCTCCGGAGGAGGGATGAGTGA
- the pyk gene encoding pyruvate kinase, whose translation MGKARIKKTKIVATLGPATEDTSVLREMISAGMDVARVNFSHGSHEEHRTRIRAVREAAEKEGRIVAVLGDLGGPKIRIGEFANGRAELVTGKRFRLTTRDVPGDETEVSVNYPRLPVEVKVDETILLADGAVELRVVDRNSTDVICEVVSGGVITSRKGVNLPSSRLKTPAVTEKDKEDIAFSVKEELDYLAISFVRTVRDVKEAKAVLETHATQIPLIAKIEKAEALSDLENILTASDGVMIARGDLGVEIPFEKIPIVQKEVMKRARGAGKPVITATQMLKSMVESPRPTRAETTDVANAILDGTDAVMLSEETAVGRYPVEAVKTMALIAVETEASMDEDWEMRPELSEGRRDLQNAIARAVMDAATHPEASVIVTPSARGTTPMRVSRLRPRVPILMLTENRRIARRFALIWGVIPICVKMPGELSEVFRLAGEEAKMRGLLAPGELAVVTAGYPIFGTPTNLIYIYKRPNSPEKS comes from the coding sequence GTGGGGAAAGCCAGAATAAAAAAGACAAAAATCGTCGCCACTCTGGGCCCCGCGACCGAAGATACTAGCGTTCTTCGGGAAATGATATCTGCTGGCATGGACGTTGCGAGGGTGAACTTCTCCCACGGAAGCCACGAGGAGCATCGGACCCGCATCCGGGCGGTCAGGGAGGCCGCCGAAAAGGAAGGGAGAATTGTGGCCGTGCTCGGGGACCTCGGGGGGCCGAAAATTCGGATTGGAGAATTCGCCAACGGCAGGGCTGAACTCGTGACCGGGAAGAGATTCAGACTCACGACACGCGACGTACCCGGGGACGAGACAGAGGTCTCCGTAAACTATCCTCGCCTTCCGGTCGAAGTCAAGGTCGATGAGACCATACTGCTGGCCGATGGCGCGGTAGAGCTGAGGGTTGTCGACCGAAATTCAACAGATGTCATTTGCGAAGTAGTGAGTGGCGGGGTAATTACATCACGCAAGGGAGTGAATCTTCCCTCAAGCCGGTTGAAGACGCCTGCAGTAACCGAGAAGGATAAAGAGGATATCGCTTTTTCTGTTAAAGAGGAGCTGGACTATCTCGCAATCTCTTTCGTTCGAACGGTGAGGGATGTCAAGGAGGCTAAAGCCGTTCTGGAGACCCATGCCACCCAGATACCCTTGATAGCGAAGATAGAGAAGGCCGAAGCCCTCTCCGACCTTGAGAACATACTGACCGCTTCCGATGGCGTTATGATAGCCCGGGGGGACCTGGGAGTAGAGATACCTTTTGAGAAGATACCGATTGTGCAGAAGGAGGTTATGAAAAGAGCTAGGGGAGCGGGGAAACCGGTTATCACCGCTACACAGATGCTGAAATCAATGGTTGAATCCCCTAGACCGACTAGAGCCGAGACCACGGACGTCGCCAACGCCATTCTGGACGGCACGGACGCTGTGATGCTCTCTGAAGAAACAGCCGTCGGCAGATATCCCGTTGAGGCTGTAAAAACCATGGCTTTGATCGCTGTTGAAACTGAAGCCTCGATGGACGAGGATTGGGAGATGAGGCCTGAGCTCTCTGAAGGAAGGAGAGACCTTCAGAACGCGATAGCAAGGGCCGTTATGGATGCAGCCACACACCCCGAGGCTTCGGTCATTGTCACGCCATCCGCTCGTGGTACGACACCAATGAGGGTTTCGCGCTTGAGGCCTCGAGTTCCCATTCTGATGCTGACTGAAAATAGGCGCATCGCGAGGAGATTTGCTTTGATTTGGGGTGTTATACCGATATGCGTTAAAATGCCGGGCGAACTTAGTGAAGTGTTTAGGTTGGCAGGAGAGGAGGCAAAAATGCGAGGGCTTCTGGCTCCTGGTGAGCTGGCCGTCGTTACCGCAGGCTATCCGATTTTTGGCACACCAACGAATTTGATTTATATATATAAAAGGCCAAACAGCCCTGAGAAATCATAG
- the pfkA gene encoding 6-phosphofructokinase — translation MKRIGILTSGGDSPGMNAAIRAATRTALSRGVEVVGIMRGYQGMIEGDFVPLDSRAVAGIINRGGTILKTARSKDFMKPSGRLKAAEALSAAGIEGLVVIGGDGSFRGAHKFSTEHSFPVLGIPGSIDNDQIGTDYTIGFDTAVNIALEAIDRIRDTAISHDRVFFVEVMGRSSGFIALHAGLVGGAEAILVPEVKENLQELASMLKENRKRGKLSNIVVVAEGEESGGAFAIANMVKTLTGLDYRVTILGHIQRGGTPTAFDRLLATRLGAAAVDALLDGKKNMMAGLISNEVVLTPFEQVCNSRKEPDLSLLKLAKILSG, via the coding sequence ATGAAGAGAATTGGTATTCTCACCTCGGGTGGGGATTCTCCAGGCATGAACGCCGCCATCAGGGCCGCCACTAGGACTGCCTTGTCAAGAGGCGTTGAGGTCGTCGGCATCATGCGGGGTTATCAGGGCATGATAGAGGGCGATTTTGTACCCCTTGACTCAAGGGCTGTTGCGGGCATCATAAACCGCGGCGGGACAATTCTCAAGACCGCGAGATCCAAGGATTTCATGAAGCCCTCGGGCAGACTGAAGGCTGCTGAGGCTCTGAGCGCTGCCGGGATTGAGGGCCTTGTGGTCATCGGAGGCGATGGGTCTTTCAGAGGAGCCCACAAGTTTTCAACCGAGCATAGCTTCCCAGTCTTGGGAATTCCAGGCTCAATCGACAACGACCAGATCGGGACTGACTACACGATTGGGTTCGATACGGCGGTCAACATCGCCCTCGAAGCGATAGACAGAATAAGGGACACGGCAATATCGCACGACAGGGTTTTTTTTGTAGAGGTGATGGGGCGCTCGAGCGGCTTCATAGCGCTCCATGCTGGCCTCGTTGGCGGTGCCGAGGCGATTCTTGTCCCTGAGGTAAAGGAAAATCTTCAGGAACTCGCTAGCATGCTCAAGGAGAACCGGAAGAGGGGAAAGCTCTCGAATATCGTTGTTGTGGCCGAGGGCGAAGAATCCGGTGGCGCGTTCGCAATCGCCAACATGGTCAAGACATTGACAGGGCTCGACTACCGCGTGACGATCCTCGGCCACATTCAGCGAGGAGGAACCCCCACCGCATTCGACAGACTCTTGGCAACGCGCCTCGGTGCGGCGGCGGTTGATGCTCTGCTCGATGGAAAAAAGAACATGATGGCGGGGTTGATAAGCAACGAGGTGGTTCTAACGCCGTTCGAGCAGGTATGCAACTCAAGAAAAGAGCCGGATCTCTCCCTCCTAAAACTCGCCAAAATCCTCTCGGGGTGA
- a CDS encoding Zn-ribbon domain-containing OB-fold protein has protein sequence MGVAKKVERADKVKIVRGSFPVKYIYTMPPHLERFFQNLRENGELTGAVCERCGTVYVPPVWFCERCFVRVSKETTLPSEGELIAFTVARRGPEGEVLDRPEVYGLVRLKGASTVLLHRLLSEPSGIRSGIRVRLRLKEKVERRGSIMDIEGFVPVEGR, from the coding sequence ATGGGGGTTGCGAAAAAAGTGGAGAGAGCGGATAAGGTGAAAATAGTAAGGGGCAGCTTTCCGGTTAAATACATCTATACGATGCCACCCCATCTAGAACGGTTCTTTCAAAACCTCAGGGAGAACGGGGAGCTCACTGGGGCGGTATGCGAGCGCTGCGGAACCGTTTATGTTCCGCCGGTCTGGTTCTGCGAAAGGTGCTTTGTTAGGGTGAGCAAAGAGACCACTCTCCCCAGCGAAGGGGAGCTGATCGCCTTCACAGTCGCCCGTAGAGGACCGGAAGGGGAGGTTCTGGATAGGCCGGAGGTATATGGCCTTGTCCGACTCAAGGGAGCGTCCACGGTGTTACTCCACAGATTGCTCTCGGAGCCCTCCGGAATTCGTTCTGGTATACGAGTCCGACTCAGGTTGAAGGAGAAGGTGGAGCGGCGCGGCTCGATAATGGATATTGAGGGCTTCGTGCCAGTGGAGGGGCGATGA